A window of Amycolatopsis australiensis contains these coding sequences:
- the thiC gene encoding phosphomethylpyrimidine synthase ThiC — MTTLENNAAVSVTTGPITGSRKVYHQTESGLRVPARRIDLSNGEHFDVYDTSGPYTDPDASIDVHNGLHRLRAGWADGRAHNTQLGWAKQGVITREMEYVAARERVSPEFVRDEVASGRAVIPANRKHPESEPMIIGKNFLVKINANMGNSAVWSSVEEEVDKMVWATRWGADTIMDLSTGKRIHETREWIIRNSPVPVGTVPIYQALEKVDGEPEKLSWEVYRDTIVEQCEQGVDYVTVHAGVLLRYIPLTARRVTGIVSRGGSIMAAWCLAHHKESFLYTHFEELCEILRQYDVTFSLGDGLRPGSIADANDRAQFAELETLGELTHIARSHDVQVMIEGPGHVPMHKIKENVELEEKLCGEAPFYTLGPLATDIAPAYDHITSAIGAAQIGWYGTAMLCYVTPKEHLGLPNRDDVKTGVITYKIAAHAADLAKGHKYAQEWDDELSKARFEFRWNDQFNLSLDPDTARSFHDETLPAEPAKTAHFCSMCGPKFCSMRITQDVRKYAEEHGLSTVEAIEAGMASKSAEFTESGGKVYLPVVGP; from the coding sequence TTGACGACGCTGGAGAACAACGCCGCCGTTTCCGTGACGACCGGGCCGATCACCGGCTCGCGCAAGGTGTACCACCAGACCGAATCCGGGCTTCGCGTGCCCGCGCGGCGGATCGATCTGTCCAACGGGGAACACTTCGACGTTTACGACACTTCGGGCCCGTACACCGATCCGGACGCTTCGATCGACGTCCACAATGGACTGCACCGGCTGCGGGCGGGCTGGGCCGACGGCCGTGCGCACAACACGCAGCTCGGCTGGGCCAAGCAGGGTGTCATCACGCGCGAGATGGAGTACGTCGCCGCGCGGGAACGGGTTTCCCCCGAGTTCGTGCGCGACGAAGTGGCCAGCGGGCGCGCGGTGATCCCGGCCAACCGGAAGCACCCCGAGTCCGAGCCGATGATCATCGGCAAGAACTTCCTCGTGAAGATCAACGCCAACATGGGCAACTCGGCGGTCTGGTCGTCGGTCGAGGAAGAGGTCGACAAGATGGTGTGGGCGACCCGCTGGGGCGCCGACACGATCATGGACCTGTCCACCGGCAAGCGGATCCACGAGACGCGGGAGTGGATCATCCGCAACTCGCCCGTCCCGGTCGGCACGGTGCCGATCTACCAGGCGCTCGAGAAAGTCGACGGGGAGCCCGAAAAGCTGTCGTGGGAGGTCTACCGCGACACGATCGTCGAGCAGTGCGAGCAGGGCGTCGACTACGTCACCGTGCACGCCGGCGTGCTGCTGCGCTACATCCCGCTGACCGCCCGGCGCGTCACCGGGATCGTCAGCCGCGGCGGCTCGATCATGGCCGCGTGGTGCCTGGCGCACCACAAGGAGTCCTTTTTGTACACGCACTTCGAGGAGCTCTGCGAGATCCTCCGGCAGTACGACGTCACGTTCTCCCTCGGTGACGGCCTGCGCCCGGGTTCGATCGCCGACGCCAACGACCGCGCGCAGTTCGCCGAGCTGGAGACGCTCGGCGAGCTGACGCACATCGCGCGTTCGCACGACGTGCAGGTGATGATCGAGGGCCCCGGCCACGTGCCGATGCACAAGATCAAGGAGAACGTGGAGCTGGAGGAGAAGCTCTGCGGCGAGGCACCGTTCTACACGCTCGGTCCACTCGCGACGGACATCGCGCCGGCGTACGACCACATCACGTCGGCCATCGGCGCGGCGCAGATCGGCTGGTACGGCACGGCGATGCTGTGCTACGTCACGCCGAAGGAGCACCTCGGCCTGCCGAACCGCGACGACGTCAAGACCGGCGTGATCACGTACAAGATCGCCGCGCACGCCGCGGACCTGGCCAAGGGGCACAAGTACGCGCAGGAGTGGGACGACGAGCTGTCGAAGGCGCGGTTCGAGTTCCGCTGGAACGACCAGTTCAACCTCTCGCTCGACCCGGACACGGCGCGCTCGTTCCACGACGAGACGCTGCCCGCCGAGCCGGCCAAGACCGCGCACTTCTGCTCGATGTGCGGGCCGAAGTTCTGCTCGATGCGGATCACCCAGGATGTCCGCAAGTACGCCGAGGAGCACGGACTGTCCACTGTGGAAGCCATCGAGGCCGGCATGGCTTCGAAGTCCGCGGAGTTCACCGAATCGGGCGGCAAGGTGTACCTGCCCGTGGTGGGGCCATGA
- a CDS encoding S1C family serine protease, whose amino-acid sequence MDEAMDAYSRAVSTVAKTVTPHVAGVQLARGGGSAVVFADDGHLLTNAHVVDDHRRGVATFADGSEVPFDVVGADPLSDLAVLRARGETPSAAELGDADRLVVGQLVVAIGSPLGFSGTVTAGVVSALGRALPVRQGRATRVIEDVIQTDAALNPGNSGGALADSAGRVVGVNTAVAGVGLGLAVPINATTRRIIDTLVVEGRVRRAYLGVVGVPAPLPDDVAERTGQRAGLRVREVVAGGPADRAGLRAGDLVLTVGRTRVSDAQGIQRQLFAEVIGTALPITVLRNGAMVDVYATPAELVG is encoded by the coding sequence ATGGACGAGGCGATGGACGCCTATTCCCGCGCGGTCAGCACGGTCGCGAAGACCGTCACCCCGCACGTCGCCGGGGTCCAGCTCGCGCGCGGCGGCGGCTCGGCCGTCGTCTTCGCCGACGACGGCCACCTGCTCACCAACGCCCACGTCGTCGACGATCACCGGCGGGGTGTCGCGACCTTCGCCGACGGCAGCGAGGTGCCCTTCGACGTCGTCGGAGCCGATCCGCTGTCCGATCTCGCCGTGCTGCGCGCCCGCGGCGAGACACCGTCGGCCGCCGAGCTCGGGGACGCCGACCGGCTCGTCGTCGGGCAGCTCGTCGTCGCCATCGGGAGCCCGCTCGGTTTCTCCGGCACCGTCACCGCCGGTGTCGTCAGCGCACTCGGCCGCGCGCTGCCCGTGCGGCAGGGGCGCGCCACGCGGGTCATCGAAGACGTCATCCAGACCGACGCCGCCCTCAACCCCGGCAATTCCGGTGGCGCGCTCGCCGACTCCGCCGGCCGGGTCGTCGGCGTCAACACCGCCGTCGCCGGCGTCGGGCTCGGGCTCGCCGTGCCGATCAACGCGACGACCCGGCGGATCATCGACACGCTCGTGGTCGAGGGCCGGGTCCGGCGGGCGTACCTCGGTGTCGTCGGCGTGCCCGCGCCGCTGCCGGACGATGTCGCCGAGCGCACCGGGCAGCGCGCCGGGCTGCGCGTGCGCGAAGTCGTCGCCGGCGGCCCCGCCGACCGGGCCGGGCTGCGCGCCGGCGACCTCGTGCTGACCGTCGGGCGAACCCGTGTTTCGGACGCACAAGGCATCCAGCGGCAGCTGTTCGCGGAAGTGATCGGCACCGCACTGCCGATCACCGTGCTGCGCAACGGCGCCATGGTCGACGTCTACGCGACGCCCGCCGAGTTGGTCGGGTGA
- a CDS encoding glycoside hydrolase family 15 protein, with protein MRKLMFGALAGLLVTGLIPATAVAAEEAPGAPGAHPSWLPANKTGFGTARDRSSNVWFTLQGGQLSEVYYPDLSTPSVRSLNFVVTDGRSFAVTDYSAKSQQVRRTDDDSLTYEQTVTDDQHRWRLRKTYVTDPAATTVLVDVDFQSLTGRPYQLYAVADPDLTNDGSDDSAARQGDAVTAQDATNAAALTAKPAFTKTSVGYAGASDGNTQLAKTFQLKQYDTASKGNVVLTGQTNADGLRDRHVTLALGLGAKAADALGSAQASQRRGVRDITRAYDRGWAQYLREVSKPPSSLKTDAERDLYKASMLTLAASEDKHHPGAFIASPSMPWRFGNNDPEWSPSGTYHLVWPRDLYQIATGLAAGGDKAAANRAVSYMFGTQQQADGHLPQNSRVDGVPYWTSVQLDETAFPIVLAQQLGRNDLWPGVRKAADFILGYKGPNGQPSPYTQQERWEEQDGWSPSTIASVIAGLVCAADLASHNGAAADAARYLAAADKMKADLPKQTITTNGPLSKDPYFVRLTKDGNANAGTTYNLGNSSVTMDQRAVTDAGFLDLVRLGVYRADDPVIRNSIRVTDADIAFTTPTGQFWHRYTKDGYGEQADGSPWDYTFPAGSRTTFGRLWPLLAGERGEYELTLGDPASAARRLRDLGRVSSSAETMPEQVWDENPPSGQTGFPAGTPNTSATPLAWTHAQYVRLAWDVRAGSVLETPAVVRCHFLGC; from the coding sequence ATGCGCAAACTCATGTTCGGCGCCCTCGCCGGGCTGCTGGTCACCGGGCTGATCCCGGCGACCGCCGTGGCCGCGGAGGAGGCACCCGGCGCGCCCGGGGCCCACCCGAGCTGGCTGCCCGCGAACAAGACCGGCTTCGGCACCGCCCGCGACCGGTCCTCCAACGTCTGGTTCACCCTTCAGGGTGGCCAGCTGTCCGAGGTGTACTACCCGGACCTGTCGACGCCGAGCGTCCGCTCGCTCAACTTCGTCGTCACGGACGGCCGCAGCTTCGCCGTCACCGACTACTCGGCGAAGTCGCAGCAGGTCCGGCGGACCGACGACGACAGCCTGACCTACGAGCAGACCGTCACCGACGACCAGCACCGCTGGCGCCTCCGCAAGACCTACGTCACCGACCCGGCCGCCACGACGGTGCTGGTGGACGTCGACTTCCAGTCGCTCACCGGGCGGCCCTACCAGCTCTACGCGGTCGCCGACCCGGACCTCACCAACGACGGCTCCGACGACTCGGCCGCCCGTCAGGGTGACGCCGTCACCGCGCAGGACGCCACGAACGCCGCCGCGCTCACCGCGAAGCCCGCCTTCACGAAGACCAGCGTCGGCTACGCGGGTGCGTCCGACGGGAACACGCAACTGGCCAAGACCTTCCAGCTGAAGCAGTACGACACCGCGAGCAAGGGCAACGTCGTGCTGACCGGCCAGACGAACGCCGACGGCCTCCGCGACCGGCACGTCACCCTCGCGCTCGGCCTGGGTGCGAAGGCCGCCGACGCGCTCGGCAGCGCCCAGGCGTCGCAGCGACGCGGTGTCCGTGACATCACGCGCGCGTACGACCGCGGCTGGGCGCAGTACCTGCGTGAGGTGAGCAAGCCGCCGTCGTCGCTGAAGACCGATGCCGAGCGCGACCTCTACAAGGCGTCGATGCTGACGCTCGCCGCGAGCGAGGACAAGCACCACCCGGGCGCCTTCATCGCGTCGCCGAGCATGCCGTGGCGGTTCGGGAACAACGACCCGGAGTGGTCGCCGTCCGGCACCTACCACCTCGTCTGGCCGCGTGACCTCTACCAGATCGCGACCGGCCTGGCCGCCGGCGGCGACAAGGCGGCCGCGAACCGCGCCGTGTCCTACATGTTCGGCACGCAGCAGCAGGCCGACGGGCACCTGCCGCAGAACAGCCGCGTCGACGGCGTGCCGTACTGGACCTCGGTCCAGCTCGACGAGACCGCGTTCCCGATCGTCCTGGCCCAGCAGCTCGGCCGGAACGACCTGTGGCCGGGCGTCCGCAAGGCCGCCGACTTCATCCTCGGGTACAAGGGGCCGAACGGGCAGCCGTCGCCGTACACCCAGCAGGAACGCTGGGAGGAGCAGGACGGCTGGTCCCCGTCGACCATCGCCTCGGTGATCGCCGGGCTCGTCTGCGCGGCCGACCTCGCGTCGCACAACGGCGCCGCGGCGGACGCGGCCCGCTACCTGGCCGCGGCCGACAAGATGAAGGCCGACCTGCCGAAGCAGACGATCACCACGAACGGGCCGCTGTCGAAGGACCCGTACTTCGTCCGGCTCACCAAGGACGGCAACGCGAACGCCGGCACGACGTACAACCTGGGCAACTCGAGCGTCACGATGGACCAGCGCGCGGTCACCGACGCGGGTTTCCTCGACCTGGTCCGGCTGGGCGTCTACCGCGCCGACGACCCGGTGATCCGCAACAGCATCCGGGTGACCGACGCCGACATCGCGTTCACCACGCCGACCGGCCAGTTCTGGCACCGCTACACGAAGGACGGCTACGGCGAGCAGGCCGACGGCTCGCCGTGGGACTACACGTTCCCGGCGGGCAGCCGCACGACGTTCGGGCGGCTGTGGCCGCTGCTGGCCGGCGAGCGGGGCGAGTACGAGCTGACGCTCGGCGACCCGGCCTCGGCGGCGCGGCGGCTGCGTGACCTCGGCCGGGTGAGCAGCTCGGCGGAGACCATGCCGGAGCAGGTGTGGGACGAAAACCCGCCGTCGGGGCAGACCGGCTTCCCGGCCGGCACGCCGAACACGTCGGCGACCCCGCTGGCCTGGACGCACGCGCAGTACGTCCGGCTGGCCTGGGACGTCAGGGCGGGCTCGGTCCTGGAGACGCCGGCGGTGGTCCGCTGCCACTTCCTCGGCTGCTGA
- a CDS encoding peptide deformylase encodes MTIHRIVIAGEPVLHQPTREITEFDEKLRTLVDDMFETMYAAEGVGLAANQIGLDLRVFVYDCPDDEGVRHKGVVVNPKLETSEIPETMPDPDDDWEGCLSAPGESYPTGRAKWAKVTGFDVEGNPIEVEGTGYFARCLQHETDHLDGYIYLDRLVGRHARAAKKMLKHNKWGVPGNSWLPPKTPEDDGAVI; translated from the coding sequence GTGACCATCCACCGCATCGTGATCGCGGGCGAGCCCGTGCTGCACCAGCCGACCCGGGAGATCACCGAGTTCGACGAGAAGCTGCGCACGCTCGTGGACGACATGTTCGAGACGATGTACGCCGCCGAAGGCGTCGGCCTCGCGGCCAACCAGATCGGCCTCGACCTGCGGGTGTTCGTCTACGACTGCCCGGACGACGAGGGCGTGCGGCACAAGGGTGTCGTCGTCAACCCGAAGCTGGAGACGTCGGAGATCCCGGAGACGATGCCGGACCCGGACGACGACTGGGAGGGCTGTCTGTCGGCGCCCGGCGAGTCGTACCCGACAGGTCGCGCGAAGTGGGCGAAGGTGACGGGCTTCGACGTCGAAGGCAACCCGATCGAGGTCGAGGGCACCGGCTACTTCGCGCGCTGCCTGCAGCACGAGACCGACCACCTGGACGGGTACATCTACCTCGACCGCCTGGTCGGCCGGCACGCGCGCGCGGCGAAGAAGATGCTGAAGCACAACAAGTGGGGCGTCCCGGGCAACTCGTGGCTGCCACCGAAGACCCCCGAGGACGACGGCGCCGTCATCTGA
- a CDS encoding DUF3263 domain-containing protein: MDAAESMAEPQPSPPKPVPGLTEREVEILAFERQWWRHAGAKENAIRERFDLSATRYYQLLNKLLEKPEAIEADPMLVKRLRKTRAARQRKRGARRLGIELK; encoded by the coding sequence ATGGACGCCGCGGAGTCGATGGCTGAGCCGCAGCCGTCGCCGCCGAAGCCCGTGCCCGGCCTGACCGAACGCGAGGTCGAGATCCTCGCCTTCGAGCGCCAGTGGTGGCGACACGCCGGGGCGAAGGAGAACGCCATCCGCGAGCGCTTCGACCTCTCGGCCACGCGCTACTACCAGCTGCTCAACAAGCTGCTGGAGAAGCCGGAGGCGATCGAAGCGGACCCGATGCTGGTGAAGCGGCTGCGCAAGACGCGTGCCGCCCGCCAGCGCAAGCGAGGCGCCCGGCGACTGGGGATCGAGCTGAAATGA
- a CDS encoding LytR C-terminal domain-containing protein: MSVFSGMSRPMKAAGVALIGVAIVAAVIGGISALSGGEGSNEAGPSGTSSQPGTSGGPSSPSAPSGTSSPSSPTSPTASPTPPSPSAPASGQPGQSGQPGQPGQPGQPGQPGGDQQASNKWVTLRVFNNSTIKGLAARAADDFRGAGWNVVDVSNYSQGIIPATTAYYRPGTDEEAAAKQLAQEFGFKAEPRFEGIKDASPGVIVIVTNNYESGHKGS, from the coding sequence ATGAGCGTGTTTTCGGGAATGTCCCGGCCGATGAAAGCGGCGGGCGTCGCCCTGATCGGCGTGGCCATCGTCGCCGCGGTGATCGGCGGGATCTCCGCGCTGAGCGGCGGCGAAGGGTCGAACGAAGCCGGGCCGAGCGGCACGTCTTCGCAGCCGGGCACGTCCGGTGGCCCCAGCAGCCCGTCCGCCCCGTCCGGCACGTCGTCGCCGTCCTCGCCGACGTCGCCCACGGCTTCGCCCACCCCGCCGTCGCCGTCCGCACCGGCGTCCGGCCAGCCGGGCCAGTCCGGGCAACCGGGCCAGCCCGGGCAACCGGGCCAGCCCGGCCAGCCGGGCGGTGACCAGCAGGCGTCCAACAAGTGGGTGACGCTGCGGGTGTTCAACAACTCGACGATCAAGGGCCTCGCCGCCCGCGCGGCGGACGACTTCCGCGGGGCGGGCTGGAACGTCGTCGACGTCAGCAACTACTCGCAGGGCATCATCCCGGCGACGACGGCGTACTACCGCCCGGGCACCGACGAGGAAGCCGCGGCCAAGCAGCTCGCGCAGGAATTCGGGTTCAAGGCCGAGCCGCGCTTCGAAGGCATCAAGGACGCGAGCCCGGGCGTGATCGTCATCGTGACGAACAACTACGAATCGGGCCACAAGGGCAGCTGA
- a CDS encoding AAA family ATPase → MSHPQITLTVRHTPSALDTRRGVVRLHPEVLDALGLRAWDAVHLTGARVSAAIAAPADEADVPGVVLTDDVTMSNLGVTEGAEVVVAPAEVAAARTVTVAGSRLASVSVSPHMLRLALIGKVLTVGDAVSLLPQDLAPQPGSDPAGLRGQLSRAIGATWTNELLTVTATEPSGTVAVGPSTVVTWRDGARPAAEPAAPRTATALVRTSAVTAAEEWIDAEIVEDEVAVAETAEPVVPLADLIGAEAAARKLGEWFDLAFHRPELLARLGAPAHLGVLLSGPEGVGKATLVRSVAREAGIRVVPVAAPNLAVLDPNVAVSRLREAVRAAEGPAVLLLTDVDALLPATTPPPVATVVLEELRTALRREGFAVVATTARAESADPRLRAADLLDRELSLALPDAKTRRELLNVLLRDVPLDTGIDCGVLAERTPGFVAADLIALRRDAALRAALRQRDADEPRISQQDLLDALATVRPVSMSTSDNLATGGLTLDDVGDMTEVKQSLTEAVLWPLRYPDSFARLGVEPPRGVLLYGPPGGGKTFLVRALAGTGALNVFAVKGAELMDKWVGESERAVRELFRRAAEAAPSLIFLDEIDALAPRRGQSSDSGVADRVVAALLTELDGVEPMREVVVLGATNRPELVDPALLRPGRLERRVYVPPPDAEARAAILAASSKNTPLAADVDLAEVASTLDGYSAADCAALIREAALTAMRESLEAREVTAAHVETARKTVRPSLDPAQLAALEAYAKTQAGE, encoded by the coding sequence GTGAGCCACCCGCAGATCACGCTGACCGTCCGGCACACGCCGTCGGCGCTGGACACCCGCCGCGGCGTCGTCCGGCTGCACCCCGAAGTCCTCGACGCGCTCGGCCTGCGGGCCTGGGACGCCGTGCACCTCACCGGCGCCCGGGTCAGCGCCGCGATCGCCGCGCCCGCCGACGAGGCCGACGTGCCCGGGGTGGTGCTCACCGACGACGTCACGATGTCGAACCTCGGCGTCACCGAAGGCGCCGAAGTCGTGGTCGCGCCGGCCGAGGTCGCCGCGGCCAGGACGGTGACCGTCGCGGGGTCGCGGCTGGCCAGCGTCTCGGTGAGCCCGCACATGCTGCGGCTGGCCCTGATCGGCAAGGTGCTCACCGTCGGCGACGCCGTTTCGCTGCTCCCGCAGGACCTCGCGCCGCAGCCGGGCTCCGACCCGGCCGGCCTGCGCGGCCAGCTTTCGCGGGCGATCGGCGCGACCTGGACGAACGAGCTGCTCACCGTCACCGCCACCGAGCCGTCCGGCACCGTCGCGGTTGGACCGTCCACAGTGGTCACCTGGCGCGACGGCGCGCGGCCCGCCGCCGAGCCCGCCGCGCCCCGGACGGCGACCGCGCTGGTGCGCACCTCCGCCGTCACCGCGGCCGAAGAGTGGATCGACGCCGAGATCGTCGAGGACGAGGTGGCGGTCGCGGAGACGGCCGAACCGGTCGTGCCGCTGGCCGACCTGATCGGCGCCGAAGCGGCCGCGCGCAAGCTCGGCGAATGGTTCGACCTCGCGTTCCACCGGCCCGAGCTGCTGGCCCGGCTGGGTGCGCCGGCGCACCTGGGTGTCCTGCTGTCCGGCCCCGAAGGGGTCGGCAAGGCGACGCTCGTCCGGTCGGTCGCGCGCGAGGCCGGCATCCGCGTGGTGCCGGTGGCCGCGCCGAACCTCGCGGTGCTGGACCCGAACGTCGCCGTTTCACGCCTGCGCGAGGCCGTCCGCGCGGCCGAAGGACCGGCGGTGCTGCTGCTCACCGACGTCGACGCGCTGTTGCCGGCGACCACGCCGCCGCCGGTCGCGACGGTCGTGCTCGAAGAGCTGCGGACGGCGTTGCGGCGTGAGGGGTTCGCCGTCGTCGCGACGACGGCCCGCGCGGAATCGGCCGACCCGCGGCTGCGGGCCGCCGACCTGCTGGACCGGGAGCTGAGCCTCGCCTTGCCGGACGCGAAGACGCGCCGGGAGCTGCTGAACGTCCTGCTCCGCGACGTCCCGCTGGACACCGGCATCGACTGCGGTGTCCTCGCCGAGCGGACGCCGGGCTTCGTCGCCGCGGACCTCATCGCCCTGCGGCGCGACGCCGCCTTGCGGGCGGCCCTGCGCCAGCGTGACGCGGACGAGCCGCGCATCTCGCAGCAGGACCTGCTGGACGCGCTGGCCACCGTCCGGCCGGTGTCGATGTCCACTTCGGACAACCTGGCCACCGGTGGGCTGACCCTGGACGACGTCGGCGACATGACCGAGGTCAAGCAGTCGCTCACCGAGGCCGTGCTGTGGCCACTGCGGTACCCGGACTCGTTCGCGCGGCTCGGTGTCGAACCGCCGCGCGGGGTGCTGCTGTACGGACCGCCCGGCGGCGGCAAGACGTTCCTCGTGCGGGCGCTGGCCGGCACCGGCGCGCTGAACGTCTTCGCGGTCAAGGGCGCCGAGCTGATGGACAAGTGGGTCGGCGAGTCCGAACGCGCGGTGCGGGAGCTGTTCCGCCGGGCCGCGGAGGCGGCGCCGTCGCTGATCTTCCTCGACGAGATCGACGCGCTGGCCCCGCGCCGCGGCCAGTCGTCGGACTCCGGTGTCGCCGACCGGGTGGTCGCGGCGCTGCTGACCGAGCTCGACGGCGTCGAGCCGATGCGCGAGGTCGTCGTGCTGGGCGCGACGAACCGGCCGGAGCTGGTCGACCCCGCCCTGCTGCGGCCGGGACGGCTGGAGCGCCGCGTCTACGTGCCGCCGCCGGACGCCGAGGCTCGCGCGGCGATCCTGGCGGCCAGCTCGAAGAACACGCCGCTGGCCGCCGATGTGGACCTCGCCGAAGTGGCGTCCACTCTGGACGGTTACTCGGCCGCCGACTGCGCGGCGCTGATCCGCGAAGCGGCGTTGACGGCGATGCGCGAGTCCCTCGAAGCCCGCGAAGTCACGGCGGCACACGTCGAAACGGCGCGAAAGACCGTGCGGCCCAGCCTCGACCCGGCTCAGCTCGCGGCTCTGGAGGCGTACGCGAAGACGCAGGCCGGCGAATAG
- a CDS encoding nitroreductase family protein, with amino-acid sequence MDAETVLTTTRSVRRKLDFDRDVPQDVLDGCLRIAQQAPAAGSMAAQFRWLLVRDAATKAAIAAYNRETAEASWAKYGHLVEARALASAQHFVRNLERVPVLAIPCMIGRPPADAFTQSAYFGSAYPAIWSFQLALRDRGLGSSICGYHLQDHEADVAALLGIPDDVMQISLLAVAYTTQRDFRPATRPALADITYFDAWERTGSLG; translated from the coding sequence ATGGACGCCGAGACCGTGCTGACCACCACCCGATCCGTCCGCCGCAAGCTGGACTTCGACCGCGACGTGCCCCAGGACGTGCTGGACGGCTGCCTCCGCATCGCGCAGCAGGCTCCCGCCGCGGGCAGCATGGCCGCGCAATTCCGCTGGCTGCTCGTCCGGGACGCCGCCACCAAAGCCGCGATCGCCGCCTACAACCGCGAGACCGCCGAGGCGTCCTGGGCCAAGTACGGCCATCTCGTCGAGGCGCGCGCCCTCGCCTCTGCCCAGCACTTCGTCCGCAACCTGGAACGCGTGCCCGTGCTGGCCATCCCGTGCATGATCGGCCGCCCACCGGCGGACGCGTTCACGCAGTCCGCGTACTTCGGCTCCGCCTACCCCGCGATCTGGAGCTTCCAGCTGGCCCTGCGCGACCGCGGCCTCGGCAGCTCGATCTGCGGGTACCACCTCCAAGACCACGAAGCCGACGTCGCCGCCCTGCTCGGCATCCCGGACGACGTCATGCAGATCAGCCTGCTGGCCGTCGCGTACACCACGCAGCGCGACTTCCGGCCCGCCACGCGTCCGGCGCTCGCCGACATCACCTACTTCGACGCCTGGGAGCGCACCGGCTCGCTAGGGTGA
- a CDS encoding TetR/AcrR family transcriptional regulator C-terminal domain-containing protein — MVLNREKVLEAALRLADEQGLAALSMRKVAAAVGVEAMSLYNHVENKGDLLDGLTARVFEEVPLPDPALPWDTRLRSLAAGLHASFTRHPVVVRALAAQDANPRSAGALRVIDALLRALLDAGLSAEAAARSYRSLLGMLFGSVLTGTAGTGDVRAERAEPVVAYFRRMVTAEDLPSLHRVLPALETGDCVQDFGYQLDLLIGGLLAAEADLAP, encoded by the coding sequence ATGGTCCTGAACCGTGAGAAAGTCCTGGAAGCGGCCCTCCGGCTGGCCGACGAACAGGGCCTGGCGGCGTTGTCGATGCGCAAGGTCGCGGCCGCGGTGGGCGTCGAGGCGATGTCGCTGTACAACCACGTCGAGAACAAGGGCGATCTGCTCGACGGGCTCACCGCCCGGGTCTTCGAAGAGGTGCCGCTGCCGGATCCCGCGTTGCCGTGGGACACGCGTCTGCGGTCGCTGGCCGCCGGGCTGCATGCGAGCTTCACCCGGCACCCGGTGGTCGTCCGGGCCTTGGCGGCGCAGGACGCGAACCCGCGCTCGGCGGGGGCGTTGCGGGTGATCGACGCGCTGCTGCGCGCGTTGCTCGACGCGGGCCTGTCCGCGGAAGCCGCGGCCCGGAGCTACCGGTCGCTGCTCGGGATGCTGTTCGGCTCGGTGCTCACCGGCACGGCCGGAACCGGCGACGTGCGGGCCGAGCGCGCGGAGCCGGTGGTCGCGTACTTCCGCCGGATGGTGACGGCCGAGGACCTGCCGAGCCTGCACCGCGTGCTGCCCGCGTTGGAGACGGGCGACTGCGTGCAGGACTTCGGCTACCAGCTGGACCTGCTGATCGGCGGGCTACTTGCGGCGGAGGCCGATCTGGCGCCATGA
- the pssA gene encoding CDP-diacylglycerol--serine O-phosphatidyltransferase: MVRVTTPGVRLLPNAITVLALCAGLSAVQFALTRNYAMAIASIGIAAVLDSLDGRIARLLDATSKMGAELDSLSDGISFGVAPALVIYVWQTGADRIGWVASLIFAVCMILRLARFNTLLDDTEQPPYASEFFVGVPAPAGGLLAMLPLVASLQWGSGWWSSQYVVWAWTIAIAALLISRIPTLSLKTVKAPAKAIAPLLIGVALLAAAIIQFPLVALVVAMILYLAHIPYSIKRHRWLAAHPEAWTVPPRERRAIRRARSSRRLGLRPPLRRRVAGAAMRAVRLPRAGETVRTPRGSENGQGPRRRSWRQIGLRRK, from the coding sequence ATGGTCCGCGTGACCACCCCGGGCGTCCGGCTGCTGCCGAACGCGATCACCGTGCTCGCGCTGTGCGCGGGCCTGTCGGCCGTGCAGTTCGCGCTGACCAGGAACTACGCGATGGCGATCGCGTCGATCGGCATCGCGGCGGTGCTCGACAGCCTCGACGGCCGGATCGCCCGCCTGCTCGACGCGACGTCGAAGATGGGCGCGGAGCTGGACTCGCTGTCCGACGGCATCTCGTTCGGCGTGGCGCCGGCGCTGGTCATCTACGTGTGGCAGACGGGCGCCGACCGGATCGGCTGGGTGGCGTCGCTGATCTTCGCCGTCTGCATGATCCTGCGGCTGGCCCGGTTCAACACGCTGCTGGACGACACCGAGCAGCCGCCGTACGCGAGCGAGTTCTTCGTCGGCGTCCCCGCGCCGGCGGGCGGCCTGCTGGCGATGCTGCCGCTGGTGGCTTCGCTGCAGTGGGGTTCCGGGTGGTGGTCCTCGCAGTACGTCGTGTGGGCGTGGACGATCGCGATCGCGGCGCTGCTGATCAGCCGCATCCCGACGCTGTCGCTGAAGACGGTCAAGGCGCCGGCGAAGGCGATCGCGCCGCTGCTGATCGGCGTCGCGCTGCTGGCCGCGGCGATCATCCAGTTCCCCCTGGTCGCGCTGGTCGTGGCGATGATCCTGTACCTGGCGCACATCCCGTACTCGATCAAGCGGCACCGCTGGCTGGCCGCGCACCCGGAGGCCTGGACGGTCCCGCCGCGCGAGCGCCGCGCGATCCGCCGGGCCCGCTCGTCCCGCCGCCTTGGCCTGCGCCCGCCGCTGCGCCGCCGGGTCGCGGGCGCGGCGATGCGCGCGGTCCGCCTGCCCCGCGCCGGCGAGACGGTCCGGACGCCCCGGGGCAGCGAAAACGGCCAAGGCCCGCGGCGCCGCTCATGGCGCCAGATCGGCCTCCGCCGCAAGTAG